The Musa acuminata AAA Group cultivar baxijiao chromosome BXJ2-2, Cavendish_Baxijiao_AAA, whole genome shotgun sequence genome has a segment encoding these proteins:
- the LOC135605168 gene encoding uncharacterized protein LOC135605168, with protein MANLFCKQAQNYVETRPSYPEDLFRFIASKTPQHDLAWDVGTGSGQAAVSLASLYNRVVATDTSQEQLSFAPRLPNIDYRQTPPTLSPTDLHQHVAPPSTVDLVCVAQALHWLDLPTFYDGVNSVLAKPGGVLAVWCYTEPRVDPAVDTVFWRLYTESGRFWAAARQMVDDEYRSLLFPYDPVDGEESTGPFEFAAERAMDMGTYLTYIRSWSAYQTAKERGVELLTDGMVSDLEKAWGGDGKAVKVVRFPIFLRIGKVRT; from the exons atggCGAACCTGTTCTGCAAGCAAGCGCAGAATTATGTGGAGACTCGGCCGAGTTACCCGGAAGATCTATTCCGGTTCATCGCATCCAAGACTCCCCAGCACGACCTGGCTTGGGATGTGGGCACCGGCAGCGGTCAGGCCGCCGTCTCC CTAGCCAGTCTCTACAATAGAGTGGTGGCGACGGACACGAGTCAGGAGCAACTCAGCTTCGCGCCCAGGCTCCCCAACATCGACTACCGCCAGACGCCGCCCACCCTGTCGCCCACGGATCTGCACCAGCACGTGGCGCCGCCTTCGACCGTGGACCTGGTCTGCGTGGCCCAGGCGCTCCACTGGCTCGACCTCCCCACCTTCTACGACGGGGTCAACTCGGTCCTGGCCAAGCCCGGAGGCGTCCTCGCCGTGTGGTGCTATACCGAGCCCCGAGTCGACCCGGCGGTGGACACGGTGTTCTGGCGCCTGTACACCGAATCGGGCCGGTTCTGGGCAGCGGCACGACAGATGGTGGATGACGAGTACAGGAGCCTGCTGTTCCCGTACGATCCGGTGGACGGGGAGGAAAGCACGGGGCCGTTTGAGTTCGCGGCGGAGCGGGCCATGGACATGGGGACGTATCTCACCTACATTAGGTCGTGGTCGGCGTATCAGACGGCTAAGGAAAGGGGAGTGGAGCTTTTGACGGATGGGATGGTGAGTGATCTTGAGAAGGCATGGGGTGGCGACGGGAAGGCGGTCAAGGTGGTCCGCTTCCCTATCTTCCTTAGGATTGGGAAAGTGAGGACCTAA